Genomic window (Rosa chinensis cultivar Old Blush chromosome 6, RchiOBHm-V2, whole genome shotgun sequence):
CACGTTTAATTTTACGATGACTGCGGTGACGGAGGTGGACCTGAGTTATGAAAAATGAAGGGGTGGTGTCGAGGCTATGAGCTGTTTGATCATGGCGGCAGAGTTTGCAACCAGTTTTTGACCAAGAAAGCAAGCGGAACAGCGACAGTTGGGTTGCTAGGGCCGGCGGTCGGGTCTTCTTCAGGGTGGAAGCCAGGTGAGTAGAGTTTTGCAAGGGATGCCATGTTGGCAAAAAAACCAAGTTTGGATGAGATCGTGGACATGTCGTTGGAACTTTTGAAGGCAATACCGGGTTGGAATTCAACTGCTTCtcttgtgcaagtagttgggcCGGTGGTTTAGGCCATGGCCACGGAGATGGAGCAGTTGAGTGGCATTAAAATTTTAGCTATACCGGACCATGTTCGACCTGGGAAGAAGGCAAAGCTGAAAGTTGATTCGTCTCAATTGGCATGTTTGGATGTTGGTGAAGGTTTTGAGCTACCCAACACTAATAAGGTGGTGATGACCtctccaaagaagaaaaaacgaGGCAGACCTAAAgggtcaaaaaataaaaagggcaTAGAATACGTAGTAAGAGGGTGCTCCGTAAGTTGGAGGAGCGGGGTGAATCCTCTTTGGCTTATGTAGATGTATTGGTAGAGGGTGAGGCCTCTACTTTGATGGATGCCAATGGGACTGTATTGGAGATCAATGCGGCGAAGACTGATGAAGTTGTTGATGTTTCGCTCCTGTTGGAGATGGGGCCGGTTTGAGTTTAGGAATGAGATATGTAGCCAAGAATATCCAAGATATCCTTGCCTTTGATTTTCTAAGGATATTTTAGGGTAGTTTTTAGTTGAGCTTCATGATTTTTAAAAATGTTGAATTGCTTAGGTAATGACTCTTTTGACAGTCCCATCATGATAGGTCGTTATGTTTAATTTCGTTGCTCAATGCAAATAGTTGACatgtttcttaaaaaaaaaaaaaaaattcaaattttcaaAATGTCTCGTAGATTATGACaattataatataatatattatgAAATAAAATTAACTAGATTTTCCCATGTACACAAATATCACAATTATTTAATGTTTGAATCATAGGAACAAAAATCCACTTGAAATGTGAGAACAATCATGTGGTCTTTACACAAGCACAACCCATCCCACACACTAAATGCATGATGTTCTTCTTACCCTTTTGCTCTCTTTTCCCCTTATTCCCAATATAACAATAAAAGCCAAACCTTATAAAAGAGGGAAGAAAATCCATATCTGTGATTGGGAGAGGTCAGAGCACAAAAACGGCACACCACTCACAACTTTTGATCCAGGCGACTTGTTTCTTTGTGGCAATAGCGGCActctcatactctctctctctttctctctctctcatataaaTACAACCCATCCTCACTCACAGTCCCCCCAAataagggagagagagagagagacgaaaacccaaataaaataaaaccctaattcccaaaaccagatatatatatagagagagagagtctgaaaGAGAAGCCTCTCCGaagtcgaaaccctagtttAGATGTAGAATTTTGTTTTACATTATAGATATATATACTCCTCCCACGGCCAGTTTTGGTTTGTTCTTCACCACCACCTTGaattgtttctctctctctctctctctttctcgaaCCTTCTCGATCCGTCAAAAGCATAAAGCTTCTTACTTTCCAACTCCTCTGGCCCCATCTCTGCCCTAATTCGACAATTTGAGCTTCGCTGACCAGAACCCCCAAACCGGACGGAAGGGCAGTTTCGTAAATTGGTTTAATTGGGAGGTCAAATTCGCTCGCTGTGTGTGTTATTGAGCATTGGTTCGTGAAGCTCGGCTCTTTAATCAGtcaattgggttttgggtttcgGAATTGGCAGTTGCTTTGAGTTTGGGGCTCACCGGAGTCTGGAACAGTGggcaagaagaggaggaagaaagagTTGGAATTACTAATTTGTCCTCGTGATCTGGTATACTACCAGTAGAAGAACAATTCGGGATTCATGTCAGAGGTTTGTGCTTCGTTTTTGCCGCTCTCCCTCCTCATTTAAGTTCTTAACGTTTTTTTTGAAAACATTGAAATTCCTGTTTATTTTTGCCATTGAAATTTTTGCTTGTTATGTTGTTGTTCTTCTTCTAAAGTTCAAATTTTGTTAAGATAGATTGAAtgcttaccttttttttttttttttttttttttttttgcaatatttGCTTTTTGGTTTATCCAAAAAGGTGCTAGATTCATAACCTAGCTTTGGTGGAAGTAGAGATTTAGGGATAGGGAAAGCAAGTACACAGTTAACTATCTTGAAAGAAATCATTGTCATAGGATATGAAATTGTAACCTCATCAGATATTCAGTTGCTTGCCCTAGTTCGATTAGAACAGTTGCTTGGAGTTATTACTGCTAGAATGAATCAAAAGCTTTCTTATATAAGTCAATGGAATAAATTAAGTTCCTTCATTAAAACTTACCAGCCTTGCTCAAGTCATTGTGTGGACTGTGGACTAAGGTTCTGGCCCATGAAGAGCTCATGAAGCAATTAGTACTGTTGACTTAGAAGACAAGAAGGATTTTTGGAGTCCTACTGATGGATGGAGATGCCAATAAGGAAGGAATAGATTATTCCTAGTCCTTGTTGGTTTAAAGATTACCTGAAAGTTTAGTTCTttacagagaaggagaagaCAGTAGTAGGAATTAGTTTCCTAATCAGTGAAGAAATCTGATATCCTTTTGTCTAtttaaggaggggttctgctCTTGATTTGTACATAGAGACGGAGAGCAAAGTGGATTCCATTCGCAGAGAAAGAGAGTGAGTAAGGGCAGATAAGGGAGAGAAAAgtaagagaggagagagatagtccttgttttcttgttctttctgGTTGGTCATAGACTGTTAGAGGCTTGGTAAGCTTCTCTACCCATTATAACTGTAGTAGAAGAGTGCTATCTGCCCCATGGAAGTAGGCAAATTCTCTGAACCACGTTATATTCCTCTCTGTGTGATTTCATGCTTAATTTGTTATTTTCGATATCCCATTCACAACAAAAGTCAACACTAATTGAGGCTGTGAAAACAAGCCCTttaattgcctgattctgttGCTAGCACGGGAAGCTCAGTTTTATGTCATTAGCTTGCTTCTTAACTGTATGATTTATTCTATGTGGTGTTATTGTTTAAAAATATGGGTATGTAAAGTTTATTACCTGCCAAGGTGAGGTAACATATGTGGTAGTCTCCAAGAACTTGAAGTAATAGGTCTGGAATTGTCTGTCTTATCCACAAAACATAGTGGATAAATATTTAAAATCCTTTTATCGGTTTGCGGTTTCTATGTTTGTCATTACTTCcatttattgttttagttttttgtGATATTGCAGTTGATAACTGGCGACCATTTTATGAGACATTGACCCATGGATCCTGAAGGAGCAAAGTTTGGAAGAGGTAAAAAATGCttttttattctctaaatatggTGGTGTCTCATTTTAGTTCTCCtcctatctctttttctcaaatTTACATTTCCCAGTtgaatcttttatttttgtcattATAGAACAAATAGCTGAAGTACTCTTCGAAACATCGTTTGTTCATGTATGACACTGATTGAGCTTTTCAACGGTGTCATCGGGCACCCAATGACAAAAAAGATCTCTCCCAGCTCCCCCCCCAAAACACAAAAAGATTCCATACATTTTGTAGATTTTTATTTCAGAAAAGCTCTGACAAATTTACTTACTTATCTAATTGAGAAAACAACTATATATCTCTGTGAATGCTTATCTTCATGTTGTGAAGATTATTTTATATTATGTGACAAAATGCTGTTGGATTTAGGACCAAGAGAGCTGACTGGTGCCGTAGATCTCATAAGTCACTACAAATTGCAAGCACACCATGAGTTTTTCTGCAAGCGTTCGCTTCCTGTATCAATTTCAGACACACACTATACCCACAATGTGGTGGGAGACACAGAAATCAGAAAAGGAGAGGGAATGCAATTGGATCAACTTATTCAGAGTACATATTCCAGGGATACTAAACCTCGAATACAGCCTTTTGACCTAGATATTCTCAGAGAGGCCTTCCAACTTAAAGAGACTGCTCCTATTGATTTGCCATCTGTGAGTTTTTTGCTTCTTGTGTTATAGTTTCAGGCTTTTGTACTTGTATTAGACAATAGTTATGTACATCTTTTtttgttcaaacatatatgGTCCTGGAAAATCATTTTTGTTTTCAGGGTCTCATCATATTTGATATATTGTTTTATCTTCTATAGGCAGATAAGGGGACTCCAACTATTGCAGGGAAATCAAAGAGCGGGTCTAAAGACAAGGAGAGGAAACACAAAAAGCACAGAGACAAAGACAGAGACAAAGataaggagaaggagaaagaacATAAGAAGCACAAACACCGGCATAAAGATCGAAGTAAAGATAAAgacaaggagaagaaaaaggagaaacatGATTCGGCGGGTGATCCCTCAAAGAAACATGAAAAGGTTGGAAAATTGTCCACTCATACAGCTACATTGCTTTTTTTGAGCTAGTTTGGTAATCCTTTAggggaaaaaaaagggaaattaaTTGAACATGAAATTCTCCAAGTATCTTATTATGATGTATAGTGATCTGTGATGCCACCCCTGGACACTTATATATTCTTCTAGTTCCAACTTTCAACTGCTCTTTATAGTCGCTGCTTTCTGGTTCTTGGTAACAAATTGAAGTACTACTAGATGGGCCCCACACATGGTGTTTGTATAGTTAAAAGAGAGTggttttttattaatttttattttttattttgaacatgGGATGGGTggattttcaatttctttttactTCTTATAGTTTACCTTTATAACTCTGGTCTGTGGGTATTTAACATATTTAATGTTTAAACTTTGTGGCTGTATTGTCTCTCCGACTCTTCGTAGCTCTTTCTGTTCTCTTAAATAGAGACTaaaattattattagtttttttggtcaaaatcaTTTGAAGTGATTTATGCTACTTTCGTTTAATTCCAGAAAAGGAAACATGATGGAGATGAAGATCTTAATGATGTTCAGAGACACAAAAAAAGTAAGGTAATGTAAACATGAAATTTCCTCTCCTAATTACACATTTGTATGTTCAGTTGGCATGCATGATTATGGTCCCCTCCTTAAACAAGGTCTCTGTTTCTCACTAATGTTTTCAGCATAAGAGCTCAAAACTAGATGAAGTTGGTGTGATCAAAGTAGCTGGCTGAGTGTTGGAATATTTAGTTATTGTGTTTTCTTCAAATGGTTATGTCATTCATAGTTTGGAGGGGCCTTTCATCTGATATTGTTTTTCTTGAGGTACACACTTTACCTTTCCTGTAATATTGAAATTAGGAATTACTGTACTTTTATGTTCTTAAGAAAGGAAAAGATTATATTTGACACTGATGCCAGCCATTATTCTGACCCTTCTACAAATTCAATGTATTCCCATTTTCCTGCACCATCCATGTGTCTTTAGTATGCTGAGATAGGTTGGTCAAATTTAATGTAGGGAAAAGAATTGATTTTGAGTGGCCATTAGGATCATGTTGGGTTGTGATTCTAACTTCTTGTACGACTTATGAAATATATTTTATTGCCCTATTGGTATCCTGCTCATTGGCAGGGTGAAAACAGAAATTTGgtatgattatatatattgttCATGTTGCGGGAAAAAATACATTCCTTTTGCTTCAAGCTGGGGACTGGCATGTGATTAAGTTTATAAAGTCCTATGTAGGCTCTTCTAATCTGGGGACTGGCATGCTGATGAATTTCATTAGGCTCTCTGGTTTCTTTCAAGCACTTTTTCTGCttatatttcaaaaaatatCCCATGAATAATACAATACAATGCCAAAAACCTCAGTTCTCTTTTTTGACAAATTTCTCCTTTTATAGCCTAGTAGTTGGATTGCCTTGATCGCTTGGCATGAGGTTTGGATACATGATTCTTTTGGTTTATGTGCAGAATAACCTAGGAACTGACTAAAGATTGTGAAGAAGGTGAATTCACCTGCTGAGAAATATGTGGATTGAAGGTAAAATGTACTGAAAATGAACTCCTTTGTAGTTAACAATGATCTAATATGGCCACCAGTAAtttgagagaggaaaaaaaaaaaactctgttCTGTTTTCAAGTGACACTGGATATCATTGCATGTCCACAGTATTATGATCCTTTTGGATTTTCTACGAGTACAGAGTTTATGATTTTTGACGTAGACGTCGTAGTTTCCAGATACTTGGAAAATGATGTTAGGAAGAGATCGTGCAT
Coding sequences:
- the LOC112172447 gene encoding mediator of RNA polymerase II transcription subunit 19a isoform X2, which translates into the protein MDPEGAKFGRGPRELTGAVDLISHYKLQAHHEFFCKRSLPVSISDTHYTHNVVGDTEIRKGEGMQLDQLIQSTYSRDTKPRIQPFDLDILREAFQLKETAPIDLPSADKGTPTIAGKSKSGSKDKERKHKKHRDKDRDKDKEKEKEHKKHKHRHKDRSKDKDKEKKKEKHDSAGDPSKKHEKKRKHDGDEDLNDVQRHKKSKNNLGTD
- the LOC112172447 gene encoding mediator of RNA polymerase II transcription subunit 19a isoform X3, with product MDPEGAKFGRGPRELTGAVDLISHYKLQAHHEFFCKRSLPVSISDTHYTHNVVGDTEIRKGEGMQLDQLIQSTYSRDTKPRIQPFDLDILREAFQLKETAPIDLPSADKGTPTIAGKSKSGSKDKERKHKKHRDKDRDKDKEKEKEHKKHKHRHKDRSKDKDKEKKKEKHDSAGDPSKKHEKKRKHDGDEDLNDVQRHKKT
- the LOC112172447 gene encoding mediator of RNA polymerase II transcription subunit 19a isoform X1; amino-acid sequence: MDPEGAKFGRGPRELTGAVDLISHYKLQAHHEFFCKRSLPVSISDTHYTHNVVGDTEIRKGEGMQLDQLIQSTYSRDTKPRIQPFDLDILREAFQLKETAPIDLPSADKGTPTIAGKSKSGSKDKERKHKKHRDKDRDKDKEKEKEHKKHKHRHKDRSKDKDKEKKKEKHDSAGDPSKKHEKKRKHDGDEDLNDVQRHKKSKHKSSKLDEVGVIKVAG